From Streptomyces sp. NBC_00775, one genomic window encodes:
- a CDS encoding DUF7847 domain-containing protein, with the protein MSDTSGWGPSGPYGGPPGGWGWAPPPPPPKPGVIPLAPLGVDTVFGGAFATMRRYAKPLFGFAVLVNLALAALMAGAAAVAYATVSDHLHALYDTTRDPRWADFRPVLLAFGAVWVFALVGLTAASALVQASCSATLHDAVLGRRVTLGQIWRRTWPRTPSVLGVTLLLGLILMIPLLLFTAVFVSFFLTMVLNSDLPYGVFFLLMLLAVPLAVWLWVLFSFAPAAAVLEAAGPVQALRRSVRLVRGAWWRTFGITLLGSLTTLILSLAIRLPLTFAMPTPQPYDPSSPTASDAADVWAQSLPHAGVYLVLSLLGGLVTQLFTMVFLPLISTLLYIDQRIRREGLADILLHASAPPQPPATPDSAHE; encoded by the coding sequence ATGTCGGACACATCGGGGTGGGGACCATCGGGGCCGTACGGCGGCCCTCCGGGCGGCTGGGGCTGGGCACCGCCGCCCCCTCCGCCCAAGCCGGGTGTCATACCCCTGGCACCGCTCGGCGTGGACACGGTCTTCGGCGGCGCCTTCGCGACGATGCGCCGGTACGCGAAGCCGCTGTTCGGGTTCGCCGTCCTGGTCAACCTCGCGCTGGCCGCGCTGATGGCGGGCGCGGCGGCCGTCGCGTACGCCACCGTGAGCGATCATCTGCACGCGCTCTACGACACGACCCGTGATCCGCGCTGGGCCGACTTCCGGCCCGTTCTGCTCGCCTTCGGCGCCGTGTGGGTCTTCGCGCTCGTGGGCCTGACGGCCGCGAGCGCCCTCGTCCAGGCCTCGTGCTCGGCGACCCTGCACGACGCCGTGCTCGGCCGGCGGGTCACCCTCGGCCAGATCTGGCGGCGGACCTGGCCGCGCACCCCGTCGGTGCTCGGCGTGACGCTGCTGCTCGGCCTGATCCTGATGATCCCGCTGCTGCTGTTCACCGCGGTGTTCGTCTCGTTCTTCCTGACCATGGTCCTGAACAGCGATCTGCCGTACGGCGTCTTCTTCCTGCTCATGCTGCTGGCCGTGCCGCTGGCCGTGTGGCTCTGGGTGCTGTTCTCCTTCGCCCCGGCGGCCGCCGTACTGGAGGCGGCGGGGCCCGTGCAGGCGTTGCGCCGCTCGGTGCGGCTGGTGCGCGGCGCGTGGTGGCGCACCTTCGGCATCACCCTGCTCGGCTCTCTGACGACGCTGATCCTGTCGCTCGCGATCCGGCTCCCGCTGACGTTCGCGATGCCCACCCCGCAGCCGTACGATCCCTCGTCGCCGACCGCCTCGGACGCGGCGGACGTCTGGGCGCAGAGCCTGCCGCACGCGGGCGTCTACCTGGTGCTCTCGCTGCTCGGAGGTCTCGTCACCCAGCTGTTCACCATGGTGTTCCTGCCGCTGATCTCGACCCTGCTCTACATCGACCAGCGCATCCGCAGGGAGGGGCTCGCGGACATACTCCTGCACGCCTCGGCGCCGCCTCAGCCGCCCGCGACGCCGGACTCGGCCCACGAGTGA
- a CDS encoding tellurite resistance/C4-dicarboxylate transporter family protein, translating to MVDRVPAEDGLAGWWVKLPPGAGTAVMATGIVSIGLHLVGQEALSWILLVLAALVWLALAIDFARQLLRERDQWEIKADTPPALTAVAATTILGTWFALQGWSGVAVAALVVAVLIWPVLLTAVVRHWRRRLPGTVFLVCVATQGLAVLGGTLALSLPSGWLAWPALGCFLLGLALYPIAFLRFDLGQVRSGAGDQWVAGGTLAISALAGSKLLAVPAWRGTAAQDALRALTLVTLALSVCWYAVLVFAEARWPRPRYDMRRWATVFPMGMTAVATLSVADAAAVGWLRTSGQILLWIAVAAWVLALVGLVRHLATYSR from the coding sequence ATGGTTGATCGTGTCCCGGCCGAGGACGGGCTAGCCGGCTGGTGGGTGAAGCTGCCTCCGGGAGCAGGAACCGCGGTGATGGCGACCGGGATTGTCTCCATCGGGCTCCACCTGGTCGGGCAGGAGGCGCTCTCATGGATCCTGCTCGTCCTCGCCGCCCTCGTATGGCTCGCGCTCGCCATCGACTTCGCGCGGCAGCTACTGCGCGAACGGGACCAGTGGGAGATCAAGGCAGACACGCCGCCCGCGCTGACCGCAGTGGCCGCGACGACCATCCTCGGGACCTGGTTCGCACTACAGGGATGGTCGGGTGTCGCCGTTGCCGCGCTGGTCGTCGCGGTACTGATCTGGCCGGTGCTGCTGACGGCGGTGGTGCGGCACTGGCGGCGGCGCTTGCCAGGCACGGTGTTCCTGGTGTGTGTCGCGACGCAGGGCCTGGCCGTGCTGGGCGGAACGCTCGCCCTCTCGCTGCCGTCCGGGTGGCTCGCCTGGCCGGCGCTGGGCTGCTTCCTGCTCGGGCTGGCGCTCTACCCGATCGCCTTTCTCCGCTTCGACCTCGGCCAGGTACGGTCCGGCGCGGGCGACCAATGGGTGGCCGGCGGGACGCTGGCGATCTCCGCGCTCGCCGGGTCGAAGTTGTTGGCCGTGCCCGCCTGGCGCGGCACCGCGGCACAAGACGCGCTGCGTGCGCTCACTCTGGTCACGCTCGCGCTGTCCGTGTGCTGGTACGCCGTCCTCGTCTTCGCCGAGGCACGCTGGCCGCGTCCGCGCTACGACATGAGGCGCTGGGCGACGGTCTTCCCGATGGGCATGACGGCCGTCGCCACCCTGTCCGTCGCCGACGCCGCGGCCGTGGGCTGGCTGCGGACGTCGGGGCAGATACTGCTCTGGATCGCCGTCGCCGCCTGGGTGCTCGCACTCGTCGGGCTGGTCAGGCACTTGGCCACGTACTCGCGGTGA
- a CDS encoding SigE family RNA polymerase sigma factor has protein sequence MDAEAQESFREFVANRSSALLKTAVLLSGGDRHAAEDLLQNALVKAVGRWNRIDEPEAYVRQILYRQQVSRWRLKWPRRELSVAEPPEASLGADAQSAAELRMVMRGALARLTARQRTVLVLRYFEDLPEGDVARLLGCSVGTVRSTTHRSLARLRALAPELAELGPGDAEQPPSRDFSPVEVRP, from the coding sequence ATGGATGCCGAAGCGCAGGAGAGCTTCCGGGAGTTCGTGGCGAACCGGTCGTCCGCGCTGCTGAAGACGGCCGTACTGCTCAGCGGCGGCGACCGGCACGCCGCCGAGGACCTGCTGCAGAACGCCCTGGTCAAGGCCGTGGGGCGATGGAACCGCATCGACGAGCCCGAGGCGTACGTACGACAGATCCTGTACCGGCAGCAGGTGAGCCGCTGGCGGCTGAAGTGGCCCAGACGGGAACTGAGCGTCGCCGAGCCGCCCGAGGCGTCGCTCGGCGCGGACGCCCAGTCCGCCGCCGAACTGCGCATGGTGATGCGCGGGGCGCTCGCCCGGCTGACGGCGCGGCAGCGCACCGTCCTGGTGCTGCGCTACTTCGAGGATCTGCCCGAGGGCGATGTGGCCCGGCTCCTCGGCTGCTCCGTCGGGACCGTGCGGTCCACGACGCACCGCTCGCTCGCCCGGCTGCGGGCGCTCGCTCCCGAACTGGCCGAACTCGGCCCGGGGGACGCCGAACAGCCGCCGTCCCGTGACTTCTCGCCCGTGGAGGTGCGTCCGTGA
- a CDS encoding endonuclease/exonuclease/phosphatase family protein, with the protein MDRTLRLGARVTAAALIASGALVALPQTAQAATVTISAIQGSTRVSPYSGSSVTTTGIVTAIRSTGSSRGFWIQSASGDGNAATSDAVFVYKGSTTPSTTVGNSVTVTGKVSEYYPDTDGGSQSLTEITGATWTTNSTGNTLPSATTISDSTVPATYTRTNSGGSINSYTLAPTTYALDYYESLEGMRVSVGSSPVVGRTDEYSELWVNVKPSQVTSARGGSLYSSYSSQNSGRVQISTLLSSTFPTANVGDTLSGATGVMDYIAYGGYTLQATTLGTLTSGGIAKETTTAQSTSQLSVATYNVENLDPTDAASKFTALASGIVTNLKSPDIVALEEVQDNNGATDDGTVDASTTLSTLIAAIKTAGGPTYSYTQISPTNDADGGETGGNIRQVFLYNTARVGLTSRTGGTATTANSVVNSSGTAQLKYSPGRIDPTNSAWDASRKPLAAEFTFNGSTYFLIANHFVSKGGDYSLHSQYQAPTRSSETQRTTQAAAVNSFVDSILAVQSSAKVIVLGDLNDYQFSTTATTLEGGVLTDLVDTLPASQQYTYVYDGNSQVLDHTLVSSAITSYDYDIVHINSEFSDQTSDHDPQVVRITP; encoded by the coding sequence ATGGACAGAACGCTCAGGCTCGGCGCCCGCGTCACGGCTGCCGCTCTCATCGCGTCGGGGGCGCTCGTCGCCCTCCCCCAGACCGCGCAGGCGGCCACCGTCACGATCTCCGCCATCCAGGGTTCGACCCGGGTCTCCCCGTACAGCGGCTCCTCGGTCACCACCACCGGCATCGTCACCGCGATCCGCTCCACCGGCTCCTCGCGCGGCTTCTGGATCCAGAGCGCGAGCGGCGACGGCAACGCGGCGACCAGTGACGCGGTCTTCGTCTACAAGGGTTCGACGACGCCGAGCACGACGGTCGGCAACAGCGTCACGGTCACCGGCAAGGTCTCCGAGTACTACCCCGACACGGACGGCGGCAGCCAGTCGCTCACCGAGATCACCGGCGCGACCTGGACCACCAACTCCACCGGGAACACGCTGCCTTCGGCCACCACGATCAGCGACTCGACGGTCCCCGCCACCTACACGCGCACCAACAGCGGCGGCTCCATCAACTCGTACACGCTGGCCCCGACGACGTACGCCCTGGACTACTACGAGTCCCTGGAGGGCATGCGCGTCTCGGTCGGCAGCTCGCCCGTGGTCGGCCGGACCGACGAGTACAGCGAGCTGTGGGTCAACGTGAAGCCCTCGCAGGTGACTTCGGCGCGCGGCGGCTCGCTGTACTCCTCGTACAGCAGCCAGAACTCGGGCCGTGTCCAGATAAGCACGCTGCTGTCGTCCACCTTCCCGACGGCGAACGTCGGCGACACCCTCTCGGGCGCGACCGGCGTCATGGACTACATCGCGTACGGCGGCTACACCCTCCAGGCCACCACGCTCGGCACGCTGACCTCGGGCGGTATCGCCAAGGAGACCACGACGGCCCAGTCGACGAGCCAGCTCTCGGTGGCGACGTACAACGTGGAGAACCTCGACCCGACCGACGCCGCCTCGAAGTTCACGGCGCTCGCCTCGGGCATCGTGACCAACCTCAAGTCGCCCGACATCGTGGCCCTGGAGGAGGTCCAGGACAACAACGGCGCCACGGACGACGGCACGGTCGACGCGAGCACCACGCTCTCCACGCTGATCGCCGCGATCAAGACGGCGGGCGGTCCGACGTACTCGTACACCCAGATCAGCCCGACCAACGACGCCGACGGCGGTGAGACCGGCGGCAACATCCGCCAGGTCTTCCTCTACAACACCGCGCGCGTGGGCCTGACGTCACGCACCGGCGGCACCGCGACGACCGCGAACTCGGTGGTGAACAGCAGCGGTACGGCGCAGCTGAAGTACTCGCCCGGCCGGATCGATCCGACCAACTCGGCGTGGGACGCCAGCCGCAAGCCGCTCGCCGCGGAGTTCACCTTCAACGGCTCGACGTACTTCCTGATCGCCAACCACTTCGTCTCCAAGGGCGGCGACTACTCGCTGCACAGCCAGTACCAGGCCCCGACCCGCTCCTCGGAGACCCAGCGCACCACGCAGGCCGCGGCCGTCAACTCCTTCGTCGACTCGATCCTCGCGGTCCAGTCCTCGGCGAAGGTGATCGTCCTCGGCGACCTGAACGACTACCAGTTCTCGACCACCGCCACGACCCTTGAGGGCGGCGTACTGACCGACCTGGTGGACACCCTGCCGGCGTCGCAGCAGTACACGTACGTCTACGACGGCAACTCGCAGGTCCTCGACCACACCCTGGTCAGCTCCGCGATCACGTCGTACGACTACGACATCGTCCACATCAACAGCGAGTTCTCGGACCAGACCAGCGACCACGACCCGCAGGTCGTCCGGATCACTCCGTAG
- the dapD gene encoding 2,3,4,5-tetrahydropyridine-2,6-dicarboxylate N-succinyltransferase: MTDTTATRTTGAVAAGLATLTADGTVLDTWFPAPELSAEPGPAGTERLSAERAVELLGEGAAKAIGPDARRGVEVVAVRTVIASLDDKPLDAHDTYLRLHLLSHRLVRPHGQSLDGIFGHLANVAWTSLGPVAVDDVEKVRLNARAEGLHLQVTSIDKFPRMTDYVAPKGVRIADADRVRLGAHLAEGTTVMHEGFVNFNAGTLGTSMVEGRISAGVVVGDGSDIGGGASTMGTLSGGGNVRITIGERCLIGAEAGVGIALGDECVVEAGLYVTAGTRVTMPDGQIVKARELSGASNILFRRNSVSGAVEARPNNAVWGGLNEVLHSHN, translated from the coding sequence ATGACCGACACGACTGCTACTCGTACCACCGGCGCCGTCGCCGCCGGGCTCGCCACCCTCACCGCCGACGGCACTGTTCTCGACACCTGGTTCCCCGCCCCCGAGCTGTCCGCCGAGCCCGGCCCGGCCGGTACCGAGCGGCTGTCCGCCGAGCGGGCCGTGGAGCTGCTCGGCGAGGGCGCGGCGAAGGCCATCGGCCCGGACGCACGCCGTGGCGTCGAAGTGGTCGCGGTCCGTACGGTCATCGCCTCGCTGGACGACAAGCCGCTCGACGCGCACGACACGTACCTGCGTCTGCACCTGCTCTCGCACCGCCTGGTGCGGCCGCACGGCCAGAGCCTGGACGGCATCTTCGGCCACCTCGCCAATGTCGCCTGGACCTCGCTCGGCCCGGTCGCTGTCGACGACGTCGAGAAGGTCCGGCTGAACGCCCGCGCCGAGGGCCTGCACCTCCAGGTGACGTCCATCGACAAGTTCCCGCGCATGACGGACTACGTGGCGCCCAAGGGCGTCCGCATCGCCGACGCCGACCGCGTCCGCCTCGGCGCGCACCTCGCCGAGGGCACGACCGTCATGCACGAGGGCTTCGTGAACTTCAACGCGGGCACGCTCGGCACGTCGATGGTCGAGGGCCGTATCTCCGCCGGTGTCGTGGTCGGCGACGGTTCCGACATCGGTGGCGGCGCCTCCACCATGGGCACCCTCTCCGGTGGCGGCAACGTCCGCATCACCATCGGCGAGCGGTGCCTCATCGGTGCGGAGGCGGGCGTCGGTATCGCGCTCGGCGACGAGTGTGTGGTCGAGGCGGGGCTGTACGTCACCGCCGGTACCCGTGTCACCATGCCGGACGGACAGATCGTCAAGGCGCGGGAGCTGTCCGGTGCCTCGAACATCCTCTTCCGCCGCAACTCGGTCTCCGGAGCGGTGGAGGCGCGGCCGAACAACGCGGTGTGGGGCGGGCTGAACGAGGTTCTGCACAGCCACAACTGA
- a CDS encoding TetR/AcrR family transcriptional regulator, translated as MARRYDPERRQRIIDAAIRVVGAKGLAGLSHRSVAAEADVPLGSTTYHFKTLDELMVAALRQANEGFAKVIAARGGLEDPRTDLAQELAGWMGEWLAGDRTGVELEYELYLAALRRPALRPVADQWARDLAEQLSRRTDPLTARALVALMDGICLQVLLTDVSYDEEYAREALSRLIV; from the coding sequence ATGGCGCGCCGGTACGACCCCGAGCGGCGGCAGCGGATCATCGACGCGGCGATCCGTGTCGTGGGCGCGAAGGGCCTCGCCGGGCTGAGCCATCGCTCCGTCGCCGCCGAGGCCGATGTGCCGCTCGGCTCCACCACGTACCACTTCAAGACCCTCGACGAACTCATGGTCGCCGCACTGCGTCAGGCCAACGAGGGATTCGCCAAGGTGATCGCCGCGCGCGGCGGCCTGGAGGATCCGCGGACCGACCTGGCCCAGGAGCTGGCCGGGTGGATGGGGGAGTGGCTCGCGGGCGACCGGACGGGGGTCGAGCTGGAGTACGAGCTGTATCTGGCGGCGCTGCGGCGGCCGGCGCTGCGGCCCGTGGCCGACCAGTGGGCCCGGGATCTCGCCGAGCAGCTGTCCCGCCGCACGGACCCGCTCACCGCGCGGGCGCTGGTCGCGCTGATGGACGGGATCTGTCTGCAGGTGCTGCTGACGGACGTTTCCTACGACGAGGAGTACGCGCGGGAGGCGCTGTCCCGGCTGATCGTCTGA
- a CDS encoding GAP family protein → MGAVLGDVLGFAAAVAISPLPIIAIILLLATPRGRLNGPLFTVGWILGLSALGAVMLAIASPADASAHNQPATWVGALKLALGLFLVLFGARQWHRRPKDPSQAKLPKWMGAIDRLTPVKVFGLGLALAALNAKNAPLTIAAAASIGSAGLPVGQQIASLAIFVLIATLGLLAPLGVFLIGGERAKTTLGNWKDWAAQHNVAVMAVLFFALGLKLLGDGISILAS, encoded by the coding sequence ATGGGCGCAGTTCTCGGTGACGTGCTGGGTTTCGCGGCCGCCGTCGCGATCAGCCCGCTCCCGATCATCGCGATCATCCTCCTACTCGCCACGCCCCGGGGGCGTCTCAACGGCCCCCTCTTCACCGTCGGCTGGATCCTGGGACTCTCGGCACTGGGCGCGGTCATGCTGGCAATCGCTTCCCCCGCAGATGCCTCCGCCCACAATCAACCGGCCACCTGGGTAGGAGCCCTCAAGCTCGCTCTGGGCCTGTTCCTCGTCCTCTTCGGCGCCCGGCAATGGCACCGGCGCCCAAAAGATCCCTCACAAGCCAAGCTGCCGAAGTGGATGGGTGCCATCGACCGCCTCACGCCCGTCAAGGTCTTCGGACTCGGACTGGCCCTGGCCGCGCTCAACGCCAAGAACGCCCCACTGACCATCGCCGCGGCCGCCTCCATCGGCTCAGCCGGGTTGCCGGTCGGGCAGCAGATCGCATCGCTGGCAATCTTCGTCCTGATCGCCACCCTCGGCCTGCTGGCCCCACTGGGAGTCTTCCTGATCGGGGGAGAGCGAGCGAAGACCACACTCGGCAACTGGAAAGACTGGGCAGCTCAGCACAACGTCGCCGTGATGGCCGTCCTGTTCTTCGCCCTCGGGCTGAAACTACTCGGAGACGGCATCTCCATCCTCGCCTCCTGA
- a CDS encoding M48 family metalloprotease, which produces MVPAAERDGAVAEARAYVAGQRVRHRVLLGVLICVALLNAGLVALIVAAIAGSAKAGLVVVGIVAVLVALTFVAASVRLSGAVAGMRGERDPVERQRLEESVGRLAAQLGVDVPRVCVIDDDASNAFVVGHGRGATVVFTSGLVELCGDDEELLEAVAAHELAATAARGTTLTWLSYALLGWSLSLAVPAREIAGLLRKLSRRFRKGDPEVPRYEGESQADYMVDSLILLMITRAIGVVLWLASGCVLVLCGVPWLIARVTRAEIVGRRVVAADAVAVQLTGDKPALAEILGELGGAPTTPDRGGRLVEELCFVGPPPPPETEKENWTDWFPPYPDIKTRLAELAAFERGCLPDRVPVAGLLVAGVLLLALLGGLGTLAVRLPYDRASGPSQAAGAVPGAVPPPVDSGTPTSPVPLGPASEPGSKGASEPGTSPSRKSTVTSSASASPSPSTTSAPAAAPPGDKPPDDNAPPRDNPGNTEVNTLTEAHWNDFCSRQFGVAARFGPDAYSVGCVGIDHAFNAVTDVCAVEFPGASPNVDRLGDFHDPLSWGCIAHAGLLGAFQLSETELERQTGRDVVYHADVSPSAYGYTYADGSPIALGELCAKTYATSAVDRLLDVYNAHSSVECYRSAV; this is translated from the coding sequence ATGGTTCCGGCGGCTGAACGAGACGGGGCGGTCGCCGAGGCGCGTGCGTATGTGGCGGGGCAACGGGTTCGGCACCGGGTGCTGTTGGGTGTGCTGATCTGCGTCGCGCTTCTCAACGCCGGGCTGGTCGCCCTGATCGTGGCCGCGATCGCCGGCTCCGCGAAGGCCGGACTCGTGGTGGTCGGGATCGTCGCGGTCCTGGTCGCGCTCACCTTCGTGGCGGCGTCGGTGCGGCTGTCGGGTGCGGTGGCGGGCATGCGGGGCGAGCGGGACCCGGTCGAGCGGCAGCGGCTGGAGGAGAGCGTCGGTCGTCTGGCGGCACAGCTCGGGGTGGACGTCCCGCGGGTGTGCGTCATCGACGACGACGCGTCCAACGCCTTCGTGGTCGGGCACGGCCGGGGTGCGACCGTCGTCTTCACCTCGGGTCTTGTCGAACTGTGCGGTGACGACGAGGAGTTGCTGGAGGCCGTCGCCGCGCACGAACTGGCCGCGACGGCCGCTCGGGGCACCACGCTGACCTGGCTGTCGTACGCCCTGCTGGGCTGGTCGCTGTCCCTCGCCGTGCCCGCCCGGGAGATCGCCGGGCTGCTGCGCAAGCTGTCCCGACGCTTCCGGAAAGGCGACCCGGAGGTGCCGCGTTACGAGGGAGAGAGCCAGGCCGACTACATGGTCGACAGTCTGATCCTCCTCATGATCACGAGGGCGATCGGCGTGGTCCTGTGGCTCGCCTCGGGGTGCGTCCTGGTGCTCTGCGGCGTTCCGTGGCTGATCGCGCGGGTCACCCGGGCGGAGATCGTGGGACGACGCGTGGTCGCGGCCGACGCCGTCGCCGTACAACTGACCGGCGACAAACCCGCGTTGGCCGAAATACTGGGAGAGCTCGGGGGAGCACCCACCACGCCGGATCGTGGCGGCCGACTCGTCGAGGAGCTGTGCTTTGTCGGCCCCCCGCCGCCGCCCGAAACCGAGAAGGAGAACTGGACGGACTGGTTCCCGCCGTATCCGGACATCAAGACGCGTCTCGCGGAGCTCGCCGCATTCGAGCGGGGGTGCTTGCCCGACCGTGTTCCGGTGGCCGGACTCCTGGTGGCCGGGGTCCTGCTCCTCGCTCTGTTGGGCGGGCTCGGCACGCTCGCCGTGCGGCTGCCGTACGACCGGGCTTCCGGGCCGTCCCAGGCGGCCGGGGCGGTGCCCGGAGCCGTGCCGCCGCCCGTGGACTCGGGCACGCCCACCTCGCCGGTGCCCCTGGGACCGGCGAGCGAGCCGGGCTCGAAGGGAGCGTCGGAACCGGGCACCTCCCCGTCCCGGAAGTCCACCGTCACCTCCTCGGCCTCGGCCTCGCCGTCACCCTCGACCACTTCCGCTCCGGCCGCCGCACCGCCGGGTGACAAGCCCCCCGACGACAACGCGCCGCCGCGTGACAACCCCGGCAACACCGAGGTGAACACGCTGACCGAGGCCCACTGGAACGATTTCTGCTCGCGGCAGTTCGGTGTGGCCGCCCGCTTCGGGCCGGACGCCTACAGCGTCGGATGCGTGGGCATCGACCATGCCTTCAACGCGGTGACCGACGTCTGTGCCGTCGAGTTCCCGGGCGCGTCGCCGAATGTCGACCGGCTCGGCGACTTCCACGATCCGCTGTCCTGGGGCTGCATCGCCCACGCCGGCCTACTCGGGGCGTTCCAGCTCTCCGAGACGGAGCTGGAGCGGCAGACCGGCCGCGACGTCGTCTACCACGCCGACGTCAGCCCCAGTGCGTACGGATACACGTACGCGGACGGCTCACCCATCGCACTCGGCGAGCTCTGCGCCAAGACGTACGCCACCTCCGCCGTCGACCGCCTCCTGGACGTGTACAACGCCCACTCCTCCGTGGAGTGCTACCGCTCCGCCGTGTGA
- a CDS encoding glutamate decarboxylase produces MTKRDAAALFGNRFLTAPAPSETFPEEGMTATDAMRLLDADLAMEGDPQRNLATFVTTWMEPEAQRIIAENLHRNFIDHAEYPISAEIEQRCVRMLADLFNAPGKTTGCRTQGSSEAIMLGALSLRWKWRERRQAANLSADRPNLVFGGDVHVVWEKFCRYFDVEPRIVPLAEGKYTIGPEDVEPLLDENTIGVVAVLGTTFTGHKDDVVGIDKLLRGVRKERDLDIPIHVDGASGAFVWPFLYPDSKWDFRLEQVRSINVSGHKYGLVYPGIGWLIFREESDLPKDLVFHENYLGKTDATFTLNFSTGASMVLAQYYNFVRLGRQGYTYVMKMMQENAHALADNLRSSGRFEVIGSDLEQLPLVAFRLAGQHAYDESDVAWQLSAERGWMVPAYTLPPNAERVKILRALVKETLSREQIDRLTQDIDDACSTLDHKGATHEIERAQVKRGTGY; encoded by the coding sequence ATGACCAAGAGAGACGCTGCGGCCCTGTTCGGCAACCGATTCCTGACCGCGCCCGCTCCCTCGGAGACTTTCCCCGAGGAAGGCATGACCGCGACGGACGCCATGAGGCTGCTGGACGCGGACCTCGCCATGGAGGGCGACCCGCAGCGTAACCTCGCCACGTTTGTCACCACGTGGATGGAGCCGGAGGCGCAGCGGATCATCGCCGAGAATCTCCACCGCAATTTCATTGACCATGCGGAGTATCCGATTTCCGCCGAGATCGAGCAGCGTTGCGTGCGCATGCTCGCCGACCTCTTCAACGCGCCGGGCAAGACCACCGGTTGTCGGACCCAGGGGTCGTCCGAGGCGATCATGCTCGGGGCGCTGTCGCTGAGGTGGAAGTGGCGGGAGCGCCGCCAGGCGGCCAATCTGTCGGCCGACCGGCCCAACTTGGTCTTCGGCGGGGACGTCCACGTCGTGTGGGAGAAGTTCTGCCGCTACTTCGACGTCGAGCCGCGGATCGTGCCGCTCGCCGAGGGCAAGTACACGATCGGCCCGGAGGACGTGGAGCCTCTCCTCGACGAGAACACGATCGGCGTTGTGGCGGTCCTCGGCACGACGTTCACCGGCCACAAGGACGACGTTGTCGGGATCGACAAGCTCCTGCGGGGCGTCCGCAAGGAGCGGGACCTGGACATCCCGATCCACGTCGACGGCGCCAGCGGCGCATTCGTGTGGCCCTTCCTCTACCCGGACTCGAAGTGGGACTTCCGGCTCGAGCAGGTCCGTTCGATCAACGTCTCGGGACACAAGTACGGCCTGGTCTACCCCGGCATCGGCTGGCTGATCTTCCGGGAGGAGTCCGACCTGCCCAAGGATCTCGTGTTCCACGAGAACTACCTGGGCAAGACCGACGCGACGTTCACCCTGAACTTCTCCACGGGCGCGTCGATGGTGCTCGCGCAGTACTACAACTTCGTCCGGCTCGGTCGTCAGGGCTACACCTACGTCATGAAGATGATGCAGGAGAACGCCCACGCGCTGGCGGACAACCTGCGCAGCAGCGGCCGCTTCGAAGTGATCGGGAGCGACCTCGAGCAGCTGCCGCTGGTGGCCTTCCGTCTCGCCGGCCAGCACGCCTACGACGAGTCCGACGTCGCCTGGCAACTCTCGGCCGAGCGCGGCTGGATGGTGCCGGCGTACACGCTCCCGCCCAACGCGGAGCGGGTGAAGATCCTGCGTGCCCTGGTCAAGGAGACCCTGAGCCGCGAGCAGATCGACCGCCTGACCCAGGACATCGACGACGCGTGCAGCACCTTGGACCACAAGGGCGCGACCCATGAGATCGAGCGGGCCCAGGTCAAGCGCGGCACCGGCTACTGA
- a CDS encoding DMT family transporter gives MGYVLLAGAIAAEVGATTAMKYSEGFSKLWPSLVTCLGYVIAFALLAQTLKTVSVGTAYAIWAGVGTAVIAAIGMMFLGEGLNAAKVAGIALIIGGVVLLNLGGAH, from the coding sequence ATGGGATATGTGCTGCTCGCCGGAGCCATCGCCGCCGAAGTGGGCGCCACCACCGCCATGAAGTACAGCGAGGGCTTCAGCAAGCTGTGGCCGTCGCTGGTGACCTGCCTCGGATACGTCATCGCGTTCGCGCTGCTCGCCCAGACCCTGAAGACCGTCTCGGTCGGCACGGCCTACGCGATCTGGGCCGGCGTCGGCACCGCCGTCATCGCCGCGATCGGCATGATGTTCCTCGGGGAGGGGCTCAACGCGGCCAAGGTCGCCGGGATCGCGCTGATCATCGGCGGGGTCGTGCTGCTGAACCTGGGCGGGGCGCACTGA